Below is a window of Tolypothrix bouteillei VB521301 DNA.
CTGGTTTGGTTCCTTGCAAAGAATCGCCCGCGTTTTTAGAACGGGTAGACTCTGCCCGCGCTACTAATTTTGACCCTGCATCAGGGGAAAAGCGCTTTGAGCGTTATTCTCAAGCCCTGTGCGGTCCTGAAGGTCTTCCTCACCTGATTGTGGATGGTCGTTTGGATCGTGCTGGAGATTTTCTCATTCCTAGCATTCTCTTCCTCTACATTGCTGGTTGGATTGGTTGGGTAGGTCGTACCTATCTACAGAAAAATAAAGCAGAAGGTGGAGATGTGGAATGGCGGGAAGTCAAGATTGAGGTGCCTAAAGCACTACCAATCATGCTCTCTGGGTTTACTTGGCCTGTAGCTGCACTGCAAGAATTCCTTTCAGGTCAATTAACAGCCAAGGATGAAGAAATTCCCATTTCACCACGTTAGTAGTTAGTGGTTGGTGATTAGTGGTTAGTGGTTGGTAGAACCACTTGTCTGCTAGTCATCAGTAACGACTAACTAAGTAATTCTCAATCAATTGACTTACTGGGAGAACATTTCATGCAAAATAATTTTCTTGGATATCTTTCATTGGCACCAGTTTTATTATTTGCCAATTTGATTTTTACTGCTGTTTTGTTGATCGTGTTTAACTACTTCTTCCCTGACCTCCTTTTTCATCCCATGCCGTAGTAGGCGATAACAATTAGAAGTTAGAAGTTAGAAGTTAAGAGTTAGATATTGAACCTAGAGTTTTTAGAATTTAGCATCTTGCCCTGCCTAAATTTCATCAAAAGAAGAAATTTTCTTTAAAAACTCATAGTTTCTAAAGCCTAACTTGTAGCTTTTAGCTTCTAAACTTCTATAGAAATCATAAATAGTTGATGAAAAATTTTAATGGCTGTGGGGTGAGTAATGCCCGTTAAGCTCTAAAGTACGTCCAAGCAACTACGTATATTTCAAAAATTAAATCACAATCTCGTATATTTAAATTAAAGAATTGTGATAAAAAATTCAGAACCTTAAAATTGTGTAAGGTGTAAGTGTTTGAGCATTAAAAAAAACAAATTAATTTTTATAAAGTTAGATAGTAAAAATGAAATTTAGCTAAGATTAACAATTATTATTAACTTGAAAATAAAGCCATCATTTTATTTAGAGGCAAACATAAAGTATGGCAGATATAGCACAAGCCGTAGATGCATCAAAAAATCGTCCAAGCGATGCTAGAAATCGCGAGGTAGTTTTTCCTGAATGGCGCGATCCTCAGAGAGGCAACTTGGAAACACCAATCAATGCTTCTCCTTTAACCAAGTGGTATATCAGCAACTTACCTGCATACCGTGCTGGAATCACTCCTTTCAGACGGGGGTTAGAAATTGGTATGGCTCATGGTTACTGGATCTTTGGTCCTTTTGCCAAATTGGGTCCTCTGCGCGATACCGCTAATGCTAACCTAGCTGGTTTACTAGCAACTCTGGGTTTGATTGTGATTGCAACGGGTTCTTTATCTCTATATGCCAACAGCAATCCCCCTCAGCCCCACGTTACTGTTACCACACCCAATCCTCCTGATGCTTTTAAATCGGGAGAAGGCTGGAACAACTTTGCTAGTGCTTTCTTAATTGGTGGTATTGGTGGCGCGGTTGTCGCTTACTTGTTGACTAGTAACTTAGGCCTTATTCAAGGTCTGTTTGGTTAATAGTTAATAGTTAGTGGCTAGTGGTTGGTGGTTAAAAACTAACAACTAACAACTAACCACTAACTACTAACCAAAAATAGCCGCTTCTACAGCTTTTATTGCGGTTTCTAGGTCGTCATTTACGATCTGAATATCAAATTCATTCGCAGCGCTAATCTCTTCTTTAGCACGGCGCAAACGACGAGCGATCGCCTCTTCTGAATCTTGAGCGCGACCGCGTATCCTTTTTTCTAACTCCTCTATTGAGGGCGGCAAAATAAAAATGCTGCGAGCGCCTTTAAAAGAAGCCCGAACTTGTCGTGCTCCTTCTAACTCAATTTCTAATACGACAGATTTACCAGAGCGAGTTTGGTTAATTACGGTTTCACGAGGAGTGCCGTAATAATTCCCAGCATATTCTGCCCACTCCAGTAATTCGCCAGCAGCAACTAATTTTTCAAACTCACCACGGCTGATGAAGTTATAGTGTTTTCCGTCTATTTCTCCAGGACGAGGAAGACGCGTCGTCACGGATACGGAATAATGCAGATCCGAATGACGTTGTAGGAGACTTCGCAATAAAGTACCTTTACCTACTCCACTCGGACCAGTCAAAATAATCAGCCTGCCAACAGGCGGGCATTCTTTGGTAGTAGCACCACTTCTGGTGGATAGAACTTGCATCATCCGCTTAACCTGTGAATTGATCGATAAACCTAGCTCAAGAGTCATTAGTCTTTCATGGGCTGGCTGGGTGACTATCAACTAACGTAATTTGTAGTCTTAGTGACATAGAACTAGTTTAATCCACATGGTACTGTTGATGTTGCCAAAATAGGGTAGGGTTACTGACCCTTCATTTGTTAATTATCAACAGTTTGGTGTTCGCGAGTAATCACGAAGCGATTTGCTACGGTTTCCGGTTGAATTGCCGAAAGAATAACGTGACTTGAATCAGTAATAATAACAGCCCTAGTACGCCGCCCATACGTTGCATCTACGAGTTGGCCCCGATCGCGTGCATCTGTGATGATTCGTTTGATTGGAGCAGACTCCGGACTAACTATGGCAACGACTCGGTTGGCAGACACAATATTGCCGAAACCGATGTTGATTAACTGAATGTCCATAACAAAACTGACGCCAAACGTGGTGTGAGAAGCTTAATTTGAACTATTTTCCATGTTATCCATAAAAAACAGGAGTTACAACGAATAAATTAAAGACAATTCAAGTTTTTAACGAAGAAACGCTTTTTTTAGCTATTTCTGCCCGAACATCCTTAAAAATCTATCTATAGATATAGGTAAACTGTACTGAGTCAAGCTAATAACTTGACTTCTTATGTAAGACCTATGTAGAAAATGAGGAGTAGGAAAGGGGAATTTTCACGATGGATGATAAAAATTTTGATTGCTATTGTCCCAACTAGCAAAGTTATGATATGTATCAATATCTTTAAATGTGTCAGATGACTTTTCAAGAACTACAAGTAGGCCATTACTTTCGCATACCTGGTATAAGTGCTGAGTGTACGTATCGTAAAGTGAATGATTCTCAGTGCAGTCAAAACGCTCTGTTACAACCAATTCGATCTGAAACGGTGGTTGTACTTCTAACACCTGTAGAGGTTAAGAGATATTTTGCGGCTAAGCAAGAATTTCTGAAAAGTTTGATGAATTAAATTCTGGAGTCGAAGACTCCTGTAGACATTTCCATCCAAAGTATGGGAACGAGACAGTGAACAAATGAGAAAAAAAGTGGTGGGCAATGCCCACCCTACTATTACTTAGGTGTTTTATTTAATTCCCGCCATCTTTGTTGCAGTCGATTTAAGTCAGGCGGATAGCCACCATAACGCCAACTTACGTAAGCTTGGCAAATTTCATCAATAACTTCCGCAATTCCAGAAGAGTGATGGTCGTATGATAGGCGAGCAAACTCCAATGGTGTTTGTGCTGGATGTTTACCCAAACCTTTCTGGGTAGCCCACTTGAGCATTTGTTGATAGAGGCTTTCCATGGGCGGTAATTTACTCAGTCTCAAACGATACCGCCACTGTCTCCACAAACGCCATGCCATCCAGCTACAAAAGGCGAATGCTGTTCCTATTGTTAATCCCGCGATCGCCCCAGCCCAACCTTGGCTGAATAATGAGATAAACCAAGACAACGCTTTGGAAATCCAATTAAATATTGTTCCAAATATGGTGTTGAAAAAACCTTTGAGTGGAGTTGGTAACCATCCAGCCACCCAGTTCCAAAATTGATGGAGAACGCCAAATGTTTCTGTGTCTTCCACAGAAGGGGGAATCAGTGGATGATTTGGGATGGGGTCAAAAGCGAACCAGCCATATCTGGGGAAGTAAACTTCCGTCATCGCAAAAGCATCGGTGTTGCGAACAACGTACATTCCCGTAAATGGATTAAATTCTCCCGGACTGAATCCCGCTACTAACCTCGCTGGTATACCAATGGAACGCAGCATGACTGTCAGTACTGTAGAAAAGTGATCTGGGTAACCTCCTTTGTTTTTGAACAAGAAAGTTTCTACCAAGTCTTCCTTTTCACTTAGGTAGGGTAACTCAAAGGGATTATTTGGAAAATTATAGTGTTGCTTTAAATACTGAGCCAAGTACAGGGCTATTTCATAAGGGGATTCCAAAGCCTTTTGGGATTTGCCCACCCGCTCTAGATTGTAGTTGGCTAATATTCCTTCTGTGTGTTTTCTGATTTTTTCGGCAATTCCATCGGGTATTTGTAGGTAGTACTTTTTAAAACTCTCAGGATAGTTGGTGGAAGTTGTTCTCAACAAAGTGCGATCGCGCAGGGGGACTTCTGAAACCACGGTGTAAGTTAGACCTTCTGATAGTTCAACGGGTGCTCGCAACCCGCCTTCTTTATCTACCGCGACTACTGGTGTCGGAAAGTAGATTTCTTTCGGATGAGCCATTGCCGGAATTAAGTTGGGCAAATCCGATACCACCGTGTATGTTTGTACTACATCTTTACTTTGACCGCTAAAGATGGCTCTAGGCAGAAAAATTTGAAAAGACCACGGAGGACGCTTGACTGTTTCAACTTGCTCTGTGCGAGAAATTTCCCATCCTTTTCCCGTGTAGCGGTCGAAACCCAAAACTCTCCAAAAACCAGGGCTTTGCGATCGCACTCGCATCACAACTTTGGGTTTCATCTCTCCCCGCAGGTTTTGGTTTATTTGGCTGCTAAAACCGTAATAAAAACTATCATTTAGTTTTCCCGGAGCACCGGGTTGATTTTCTCCCAATCCACCCGAAGCCGCACCTTGATTTTTAGGGTCATTACCCCGGCGCACGTAGCCTGGGTTAACAATACTGCGCCCGGTAAACTCTCCTTTAACATTAATGGGAGCGCTGACTGGGAACATACGCAGTTGATAGCCGGGTACTCTGGGTAAAACAGCAAAAATTCCCAGTCCTGCTACCACAATAATTAAAAAATTCAAGAAAAGAAATTTCCAATTTAAAAGAGAAGAAGCTTCCTGTTGTTCCCTGGTTGAACCAGGGAACGGAACCGATTTTTGAAACCCCAGCCGAGAACGGTAGTCAAGTACTAAAGTCGGCAAAGCAATTGCCAAAAATAACAGCAGCACTGGCGCAAATGCTAGAGTTTGACTCAGTGTTGCGGCGACACCAAGCAAAATCAACCCGATGACAATTGAATAACCTAAGTCTTTGCGACGGGGCATATCAAAGCTATGAAGTACTTGGAGTTGAATTAATAACTCCGCCAAAGCCAAACGCGTGTCATTTAGCTCCCCAAATAATCTTCCAAAGAAAGCACCCAGTGCTGCCAACATTCCTATGGCGATACAAAACTTCACCGAGACGTTACGTTCTCGGCGACGGTGGTAACTCCAAATCGCACCGACGACTGATAGGGGTACTGCCCAAAAACTAAATTTAGTCTCTGCAGCAATATCCGTAGCGATAATCCCAACAATTACCAACGCTAGCACTAGCACCCGTAAGGTAATTGTATTTTCTACTTCCACCAATGGCGTCTCCTGCATGCTTTGCCGCAAGAGATGGACAAGAGGTAGACGCCAATTCATCCTGGATTTGTTAATCATTTAAAAGCAAGAAAGCAGTCTATGGGTATGTAATCAAAGCGGCAATCTTGGACGCTACAAATAACCAGCGAGCGGTCAAACCGTATCTCCTCTTCGTGTCTTCCTCATAGCAGCTTTCTGTAGACGCCCTAATGACGCTTTAAGTTGAAAAGAGAATTGCTCAAAACCAGGATTTTCATTTCGTCACAATGGCGTTTTATTAATTTCAGGTGCTAGCGATGGCAAAAGCGATTTACGCCGTGGGAACAATTACAAAAACAAGCGGTCTGGTGTCTATTTCTTTTAACTCGACTTCTAGGGTATAAGTCTGGTTGAGTTGTATGTCATTTAATTCGACACTGACACATCCCGGACTTGAAGACTCTACCATTGCTTGAGAGGCTTCTCCCTGAAGATTTAAAACTCCCGCTCCAGGTAACTCGCTTTGAACCCGTAGCTTGTTAATTTGTCCTTGGGTTTGGTATTCCACCCTTAAGGTAAGAACACCTGCGCTAGTTAACCATTGTCTTTCTACAACTGGATCGGTGGATGAAATAGGTAGCGTCAAATTTTCTAACAGCTGTTTTGCTGCCATTAATGACAGTGCCATTTGTTGGCGGGGCTGTAAATCTGAGTAGCTACTTTCTAAATTTGGCATAGTCTCTATAGCATCCACAGCAGATCTATAGGGGCTTCTCAGCACCAATCCGGCTATGTCATTTACGATCTCAGGCTCTGTAGGGAATAGGTTTTCCACCGCTTGAACCAGTTTAGTCCCCAATGGTAATGAAGACGACACTAATCCTTGGCACTTTTCCAGTAACATCTGGAAAACTCTTTCCGGTAACAGAATCGGCAAATTCAGCTTGACTTGCTGTGCCGCCCACCCCCAAACCGGAACTAAATCAACTGACGGTTTGTCTACATAATCGGGGTAGTCTGTCAGTTGGTTTTCCCAAGGGAAGAGCGGCGGATGATTTTCAATTTGAAGTTGTAACCGACGTTTAAGGACGGCTTGGAAACGTTCTTGCACAGTAGGAATTTCTCCCAGTTGAAAGGTTTGGGGTAATTGTCTCGATCGAAAATCGCCACCGTTGGTAGCGGCGGCTGTTTCATCTAGATTGTTTACCCCCTTAACGTCCTCACAATCTGCCAAGTTTCCTTCTTCAGTTGTTTGGGGTTCGCCCAATAACCAAGCAAGCAACTGGTTTTGTAAGGATTCTGAGTCACTATTCATGAGTAGATGCACCCGATCCGGATATTAAAGAGTTACGAATTTCCCAAGCATGCTCAAGAATTTTAAACCACCGTTTTTGCA
It encodes the following:
- a CDS encoding Photosystem I reaction center subunit III; the protein is MRCLFALVLAICVWFNFTPKALALGAGLVPCKESPAFLERVDSARATNFDPASGEKRFERYSQALCGPEGLPHLIVDGRLDRAGDFLIPSILFLYIAGWIGWVGRTYLQKNKAEGGDVEWREVKIEVPKALPIMLSGFTWPVAALQEFLSGQLTAKDEEIPISPR
- a CDS encoding Photosystem I reaction center subunit IX translates to MQNNFLGYLSLAPVLLFANLIFTAVLLIVFNYFFPDLLFHPMP
- a CDS encoding photosystem I reaction center protein subunit XI; the protein is MAQAVDASKNRPSDARNREVVFPEWRDPQRGNLETPINASPLTKWYISNLPAYRAGITPFRRGLEIGMAHGYWIFGPFAKLGPLRDTANANLAGLLATLGLIVIATGSLSLYANSNPPQPHVTVTTPNPPDAFKSGEGWNNFASAFLIGGIGGAVVAYLLTSNLGLIQGLFG
- the gmk gene encoding guanylate kinase, which translates into the protein MMQVLSTRSGATTKECPPVGRLIILTGPSGVGKGTLLRSLLQRHSDLHYSVSVTTRLPRPGEIDGKHYNFISRGEFEKLVAAGELLEWAEYAGNYYGTPRETVINQTRSGKSVVLEIELEGARQVRASFKGARSIFILPPSIEELEKRIRGRAQDSEEAIARRLRRAKEEISAANEFDIQIVNDDLETAIKAVEAAIFG
- the remA gene encoding extracellular matrix/biofilm regulator RemA, yielding MDIQLINIGFGNIVSANRVVAIVSPESAPIKRIITDARDRGQLVDATYGRRTRAVIITDSSHVILSAIQPETVANRFVITREHQTVDN
- a CDS encoding transglutaminase TgpA family protein, whose translation is MNWRLPLVHLLRQSMQETPLVEVENTITLRVLVLALVIVGIIATDIAAETKFSFWAVPLSVVGAIWSYHRRRERNVSVKFCIAIGMLAALGAFFGRLFGELNDTRLALAELLIQLQVLHSFDMPRRKDLGYSIVIGLILLGVAATLSQTLAFAPVLLLFLAIALPTLVLDYRSRLGFQKSVPFPGSTREQQEASSLLNWKFLFLNFLIIVVAGLGIFAVLPRVPGYQLRMFPVSAPINVKGEFTGRSIVNPGYVRRGNDPKNQGAASGGLGENQPGAPGKLNDSFYYGFSSQINQNLRGEMKPKVVMRVRSQSPGFWRVLGFDRYTGKGWEISRTEQVETVKRPPWSFQIFLPRAIFSGQSKDVVQTYTVVSDLPNLIPAMAHPKEIYFPTPVVAVDKEGGLRAPVELSEGLTYTVVSEVPLRDRTLLRTTSTNYPESFKKYYLQIPDGIAEKIRKHTEGILANYNLERVGKSQKALESPYEIALYLAQYLKQHYNFPNNPFELPYLSEKEDLVETFLFKNKGGYPDHFSTVLTVMLRSIGIPARLVAGFSPGEFNPFTGMYVVRNTDAFAMTEVYFPRYGWFAFDPIPNHPLIPPSVEDTETFGVLHQFWNWVAGWLPTPLKGFFNTIFGTIFNWISKALSWFISLFSQGWAGAIAGLTIGTAFAFCSWMAWRLWRQWRYRLRLSKLPPMESLYQQMLKWATQKGLGKHPAQTPLEFARLSYDHHSSGIAEVIDEICQAYVSWRYGGYPPDLNRLQQRWRELNKTPK